A genomic window from Elusimicrobiota bacterium includes:
- a CDS encoding radical SAM protein produces MSASASSDLDAAYGPKALERLRARGLASNKEIRRFKVAINTACPLRCEYCFIDKDSGETIAWKHVENLVRFQLSSPGQVKKLLLYGGEPFMNFEIVREISLFARAEALKAGKDLDLSICTSAGLPIKREWLEFLAAQRFFISVSMDGDEQTHDKRRVLKGGGGSWKKMLPALPAIFDTIGRRRAMAIQCVHPDNVEKMLDNFKTLAGLGFENIEIEVIHGFGWKDAKRHFRPMLRKVFEWIWQEAHEGRFRFVVCSLVPLMLKEAVVLEDWCPFHSSMETYPDGNFSFYPFAFVDREGRERAKVGSAAEGVPERYRDCTFDLASDPCRTCTSDYYRDPAVNEGNDPYRWRTEMARAFMERAALAAKSDPVMRAYFKEAMIRCRIS; encoded by the coding sequence GCGCGGGGCCTCGCGTCGAACAAGGAGATCCGCCGCTTCAAGGTGGCGATCAACACCGCGTGCCCGCTGCGCTGCGAGTACTGCTTCATCGACAAGGACTCCGGCGAGACCATCGCCTGGAAGCACGTCGAGAACCTCGTCCGCTTCCAGCTGTCTTCGCCGGGCCAGGTCAAGAAGCTTTTGCTGTACGGCGGCGAGCCGTTCATGAACTTCGAGATCGTGCGCGAGATCTCATTGTTCGCGCGCGCGGAGGCCCTCAAGGCGGGCAAGGACCTCGACCTGTCCATCTGCACGAGCGCGGGCCTGCCGATCAAGAGGGAATGGCTCGAATTCCTCGCCGCGCAGCGCTTCTTCATCTCCGTGAGCATGGACGGCGACGAGCAGACTCACGACAAGCGCCGCGTGCTGAAGGGGGGCGGCGGCTCGTGGAAGAAGATGCTGCCCGCCCTGCCGGCGATCTTCGACACGATCGGCAGGCGCCGCGCGATGGCGATCCAGTGCGTGCACCCCGACAACGTCGAGAAGATGCTCGACAACTTCAAGACGCTCGCCGGACTCGGCTTCGAGAACATCGAGATCGAGGTGATCCACGGCTTCGGCTGGAAGGACGCGAAGCGGCATTTCCGTCCGATGCTGCGGAAGGTGTTCGAGTGGATCTGGCAGGAGGCTCACGAGGGCCGCTTCCGCTTCGTGGTCTGCTCCCTGGTGCCGCTCATGCTCAAGGAGGCCGTCGTCCTCGAGGATTGGTGCCCGTTCCATTCTTCCATGGAGACTTATCCCGACGGGAACTTTTCTTTCTACCCCTTCGCGTTCGTGGATCGGGAAGGCCGCGAGAGAGCGAAGGTGGGGAGCGCCGCGGAAGGCGTGCCGGAACGCTACCGGGACTGCACCTTCGACCTGGCCTCGGATCCGTGCAGGACCTGCACCTCGGATTATTACCGCGATCCGGCGGTGAACGAGGGCAACGATCCCTATCGCTGGCGCACCGAGATGGCGCGCGCCTTCATGGAACGGGCGGCGCTCGCCGCGAAGAGCGACCCGGTGATGCGCGCCTACTTCAAGGAAGCGATGATCCGCTGCCGGATCAGCTGA
- a CDS encoding tetratricopeptide repeat protein, whose amino-acid sequence MRGESPVVHRRLREARGALDSGRPAAALPPLARALAEDPACAYAWFLRAGVRVLLRDRRGAEADLDALGRLPASAIVRYREFDAPAALRWPSYPAAVDRLLARRGAPAWGFVLRAFALRESHRFPEAVAAMERAVAAAPRDAGLRGLLSRVRFVNRFPKKGLSDLNAALRLDPSCGWLHAWKGEALRHLGRPDEALAALEKAIALDPSYFRAFAWRGGIRASRGSRALALADLDRALSAAPPGEPSLSWIYNERMRVRRALGDVAGALADLNAAHALNSRYGWSRPGGSDFDAADAELSRFLRRRPRHAWARAWRGWTRLEAGRPAEALADLGSARRAWPLVWRGRARLMLGDRAGALRDFTRAVGADESYAPAWAWRGGARRSQSDLSRAIALDPILAWAWAWRGELRLGEGRLKEALNDVERSLTLNPSYPEAQLIRQRIIASLK is encoded by the coding sequence ATGCGCGGAGAATCGCCCGTCGTGCACCGGCGTCTGAGAGAGGCCCGCGGGGCCCTGGACTCCGGGCGCCCCGCCGCCGCCTTGCCCCCGCTCGCTCGCGCCCTGGCCGAGGATCCCGCCTGCGCCTACGCCTGGTTCCTGCGCGCGGGCGTGCGCGTCCTGCTGCGGGACCGGCGCGGGGCCGAGGCCGACCTCGACGCGCTCGGACGCCTGCCCGCGTCCGCGATCGTGCGCTACCGCGAGTTCGACGCGCCTGCGGCGCTGCGCTGGCCCTCCTATCCGGCCGCCGTGGACCGGCTTCTGGCGCGGCGCGGGGCGCCCGCATGGGGGTTCGTCCTGCGCGCCTTCGCCCTGCGCGAGTCGCACCGTTTCCCCGAGGCCGTCGCCGCGATGGAGCGCGCGGTCGCCGCGGCCCCGCGCGACGCGGGCCTGCGCGGGCTGCTGTCGCGCGTGCGCTTCGTCAACCGCTTCCCGAAGAAAGGCCTCTCCGACCTGAACGCCGCGCTGCGCCTCGATCCCTCCTGCGGCTGGCTCCATGCCTGGAAGGGCGAGGCCCTGCGCCACCTGGGACGCCCGGACGAGGCGCTGGCGGCGCTGGAGAAGGCGATCGCCCTCGACCCGAGCTACTTCCGCGCCTTCGCCTGGCGCGGCGGCATCCGCGCCTCCCGGGGGAGCCGCGCGCTCGCGCTGGCCGACCTCGATCGCGCGCTGTCCGCCGCGCCGCCGGGGGAGCCGAGCCTTTCCTGGATCTACAACGAGCGCATGCGCGTCCGCCGCGCGCTGGGCGACGTCGCCGGCGCGCTCGCCGACCTCAACGCCGCGCACGCCCTCAACAGCCGCTACGGCTGGTCGCGGCCGGGCGGAAGCGACTTCGACGCCGCCGACGCGGAGCTGAGCCGTTTCCTGCGCCGCCGCCCGAGGCACGCCTGGGCGCGCGCCTGGCGCGGCTGGACCCGCCTGGAGGCGGGGCGCCCGGCCGAGGCGCTGGCCGACCTCGGCTCGGCTCGCCGCGCCTGGCCGCTGGTCTGGCGCGGACGCGCGCGCCTGATGCTCGGCGACCGCGCCGGCGCGCTGCGCGACTTCACGCGCGCCGTCGGCGCCGACGAGAGCTACGCGCCCGCCTGGGCCTGGCGCGGGGGCGCGCGCCGGTCGCAATCCGATCTGAGCCGCGCCATCGCCCTCGATCCGATCCTCGCCTGGGCCTGGGCCTGGCGGGGCGAGCTGCGCCTGGGCGAGGGCCGCCTGAAGGAAGCCCTGAACGACGTGGAACGGTCGCTCACGCTCAATCCGTCGTACCCGGAGGCTCAGCTGATCCGGCAGCGGATCATCGCTTCCTTGAAGTAG
- a CDS encoding tetratricopeptide repeat protein: protein MSPDILAATERALDALGHLDVLDEADSMSPARGLGLRALKAFGAVFTRELAELEGRLAGARKPRELALRGRLRRLRGDLPGARVDLSRAAAAAPRDARILAWLGELDVVAAPGRAARRLERAAALDPADGRARMWLGLARLELKRFSRAGRDFDAALERFARPPHVLLLLKGAALFHRGDFEGAAAAAERAVAADPGSPAGHVLLSSSRHRQGRSGEAQAACHRARDRDLEVGASYLLPEFGFDPWTNAPAYLRRLDREIARRPSALLLAERGELKRDPRICRYEEALQDYEAAARRAPGIAWIRALVGRARNNAAGGEAGLADFDRAVALGPDSGWIRAWRGAALARLGRAAPAFADFDSARRLMPWYPYTYAWRGALLVRAGRHGEACADLDRAVLLDPDYIFARFERFKARLGAGDIEGAAADLVAARRADPKFDWPGLAPGAPAETVARGRALLRKALRARPELGWLRAWRGRLLLAEGRFEEALAEFDVAARKLPGEADPRVWRGEALARLGRTSAARRALEAAARLSPRAWSAHKALADLLAARGLKREALSRMRRVTALAPTTVTHLVDRARLEAALERPKEALESLERALELDPRYTAARALAARARWALGDRAGAERDAEAALASPDAPAMAFLVRAAARAARGDVRGQAADLKRALELEPELFSPEQSRSILAAAT from the coding sequence GTGAGCCCGGATATCCTCGCCGCCACGGAGAGGGCGCTGGACGCCCTCGGCCACCTCGACGTCCTCGACGAGGCCGACTCGATGTCTCCCGCCCGCGGGCTCGGCCTGCGCGCGCTCAAGGCCTTCGGCGCCGTGTTCACCCGCGAGCTCGCGGAGCTCGAGGGCCGGCTGGCCGGCGCTCGGAAGCCGCGCGAGCTCGCTTTGCGCGGACGCCTGCGGCGCCTGCGCGGCGACCTTCCGGGCGCGCGGGTCGACCTGTCCCGGGCCGCGGCGGCGGCGCCGCGCGACGCGCGGATCCTGGCCTGGCTCGGGGAACTCGACGTCGTCGCCGCTCCGGGCCGCGCGGCGAGGCGCCTCGAGCGCGCGGCGGCGCTCGACCCCGCCGACGGCCGCGCGCGGATGTGGCTGGGGCTGGCGCGTCTCGAGCTCAAGCGCTTCTCCCGGGCCGGCCGCGACTTCGACGCCGCGCTCGAGCGTTTCGCCCGTCCTCCCCATGTCCTCCTGCTTCTGAAAGGCGCGGCGCTGTTCCACCGGGGCGATTTCGAGGGCGCGGCGGCCGCCGCCGAGCGGGCCGTCGCCGCCGATCCCGGCAGCCCCGCCGGGCACGTTCTTCTCAGCAGCAGCCGCCACCGGCAAGGGAGGTCGGGCGAGGCGCAGGCGGCGTGCCACCGGGCGCGCGACCGCGATCTCGAGGTCGGGGCGTCCTATCTTCTGCCTGAGTTCGGGTTCGATCCCTGGACGAACGCGCCCGCTTATCTCAGGCGCTTGGACCGGGAGATCGCGCGGCGCCCGTCGGCGCTGCTCCTCGCCGAGCGGGGCGAGCTCAAGCGCGACCCGCGGATCTGCCGGTACGAGGAGGCGCTCCAGGACTACGAGGCCGCCGCGCGGCGCGCGCCCGGGATCGCCTGGATCAGGGCGCTCGTCGGCCGCGCGCGCAACAACGCCGCCGGCGGCGAGGCCGGGCTCGCGGACTTCGATCGCGCGGTCGCGCTGGGGCCGGACAGCGGCTGGATCCGGGCTTGGAGGGGCGCCGCGCTGGCGCGCCTCGGACGCGCCGCGCCGGCGTTCGCCGATTTCGATTCGGCGCGGCGGCTCATGCCCTGGTATCCTTACACCTACGCCTGGCGCGGCGCCTTGCTCGTGCGGGCGGGACGCCACGGCGAGGCGTGCGCGGATCTCGACCGGGCCGTGCTCCTCGATCCGGACTATATCTTCGCCCGCTTCGAGCGCTTCAAGGCCCGGCTCGGAGCCGGGGACATCGAGGGAGCCGCGGCGGACCTCGTCGCGGCGCGCCGGGCCGATCCGAAGTTCGACTGGCCGGGCCTGGCGCCCGGCGCTCCGGCTGAGACGGTCGCGCGCGGCCGCGCGCTCCTGAGGAAGGCGCTGCGCGCCCGTCCCGAGCTCGGCTGGCTGCGGGCTTGGCGGGGGAGACTCCTGCTCGCGGAGGGCCGTTTCGAGGAGGCGCTCGCCGAATTCGACGTCGCGGCGAGGAAGCTGCCGGGAGAGGCGGACCCGCGGGTCTGGCGCGGCGAGGCGTTGGCGCGGCTCGGCAGGACTTCGGCCGCCCGGCGCGCCCTGGAAGCCGCGGCGCGGCTGTCGCCGCGCGCGTGGAGCGCTCATAAGGCCCTGGCCGATCTGCTTGCCGCGCGGGGGCTGAAGCGCGAGGCGTTGTCCCGGATGCGCCGCGTGACGGCGCTCGCTCCGACGACGGTGACGCATCTCGTCGATCGGGCGCGGCTCGAGGCCGCGCTCGAGCGCCCGAAGGAGGCGCTCGAGTCCCTGGAGCGCGCCCTCGAGCTCGATCCCCGCTACACCGCGGCCCGGGCCCTGGCCGCGCGCGCGCGCTGGGCGCTGGGGGATCGCGCCGGCGCCGAGCGCGACGCCGAGGCGGCGCTCGCGTCTCCCGACGCCCCGGCCATGGCCTTCCTCGTCCGGGCCGCGGCGCGCGCGGCGCGAGGCGACGTCCGCGGACAAGCCGCGGATCTCAAGCGCGCGCTGGAGCTCGAGCCGGAGCTGTTCTCTCCCGAGCAGAGCCGGTCGATACTGGCGGCCGCGACCTAG
- a CDS encoding tetratricopeptide repeat protein, with product MTPEVRALGEKASALILDGRPAAALPLLSRCAAAGAGWALLLRGRAKYALGRPELAEADVTRAFDLDPACGWIFGLSIGPLRIPPGGRRLHEANRRFHGDRGCYAARAFHGKLAIMAGRRREGLAHLDWAVKAAPKRPYLFAWRAEARRRLGDLVGARADAKRALALDPRHGVAWTTFAAVERMSGRPAAAFSAARRAARCAPAYEIAPLEAARAGLALGDVPAVLTWLERAARRASGLGWSSLGERHGAPAPDPETLPGDASTRGRLLAWSGERLLSRGEPALALARLDEALGVSPRFAWAQAWRGEALGALGEKAAAEKALLACAAAAPRYARAWAALAQVRFELGRPRPALEACERALKLEPDWAWALFQRGRLLAALGRASEALRDLDACLALDAGFEQARRERARLAAG from the coding sequence ATGACGCCGGAGGTCCGGGCGCTGGGAGAAAAGGCCTCCGCGCTGATCCTGGACGGCCGGCCCGCCGCCGCGCTGCCGCTGCTGTCGCGCTGCGCCGCGGCGGGCGCGGGCTGGGCGCTTCTGCTCCGCGGCCGCGCCAAATACGCGCTCGGCAGACCCGAGCTCGCCGAAGCCGACGTCACGCGGGCCTTCGACCTCGACCCCGCCTGCGGCTGGATCTTCGGGCTTTCGATCGGCCCGCTGAGGATCCCCCCCGGGGGCCGGCGCCTGCACGAGGCCAACCGCCGCTTTCACGGGGACCGCGGCTGCTACGCCGCGCGCGCCTTCCACGGCAAGCTCGCCATCATGGCCGGCCGGCGGCGCGAGGGCCTGGCGCATCTCGACTGGGCCGTGAAGGCCGCGCCGAAGCGGCCGTACCTGTTCGCCTGGCGGGCCGAGGCCCGGCGCCGCCTCGGAGACCTCGTGGGCGCGCGGGCCGACGCGAAGCGCGCGCTCGCGCTCGATCCGCGCCATGGGGTGGCGTGGACGACTTTCGCGGCCGTCGAGCGCATGAGCGGCCGCCCGGCCGCGGCGTTCTCCGCGGCGCGGCGCGCGGCGCGCTGCGCGCCCGCGTACGAGATCGCCCCCCTGGAAGCGGCGCGCGCCGGCCTCGCTCTCGGCGACGTCCCCGCCGTCCTGACCTGGCTCGAGCGCGCCGCGCGCCGCGCCAGCGGGCTCGGCTGGTCGAGCCTCGGCGAGAGACACGGCGCGCCCGCGCCCGACCCGGAGACTTTGCCGGGCGACGCGTCCACGCGAGGCCGGCTGCTCGCGTGGAGCGGCGAACGCCTGCTCTCCCGCGGAGAGCCCGCCCTCGCCCTGGCCCGTCTCGACGAGGCCTTAGGCGTCTCCCCCCGCTTCGCCTGGGCCCAGGCCTGGCGGGGCGAGGCCCTCGGCGCGCTCGGGGAGAAAGCGGCGGCGGAGAAGGCTCTGCTCGCCTGCGCGGCGGCCGCGCCGCGCTACGCGCGCGCCTGGGCGGCGCTGGCTCAAGTGCGTTTCGAGCTCGGCCGCCCGCGCCCGGCGCTGGAGGCCTGCGAACGCGCCTTGAAGCTCGAGCCGGATTGGGCCTGGGCCCTGTTCCAGCGCGGGCGCCTCCTCGCGGCGTTGGGCCGCGCGTCCGAGGCCCTGCGCGACCTCGACGCCTGCCTCGCGCTCGACGCGGGCTTCGAGCAGGCCCGGCGCGAACGCGCCCGGCTCGCGGCGGGCTAG
- a CDS encoding radical SAM protein gives MSLPALDETPMLDVFLNYACQAKCPFCYNPPLTPELIAWKLPLERLAHELLEGRKKGFRGATFSGGEVTLLAELPAMLRLARKAGYSAVGVISNGIRMADEAYTRELVDCGMSFACLSIHAGEPALHDELLAVPGAFEKAVRALGHLERLGIPVVLNFVITRRNVRAMPAFIERFAARAGVVEFQLYFPHYEGLMTVHADALKLPAQEVVPSLEKAFARARALGAGDKVFVYNMPPCSLPAVPMARLRNWERESTSLLIDPKGVDDGRFQNERRDRYKNADCRECSLDERCLGYETGYVERYGDADLRPVPKP, from the coding sequence ATGAGCCTCCCGGCGCTCGACGAGACGCCCATGCTCGACGTCTTCCTCAACTACGCCTGCCAGGCGAAATGCCCGTTCTGCTACAACCCGCCGCTGACCCCGGAGCTCATCGCTTGGAAGCTCCCGCTCGAGCGCCTCGCGCACGAGCTCCTCGAGGGCCGCAAGAAGGGCTTTCGCGGCGCGACCTTCTCGGGCGGCGAGGTCACGCTTCTGGCCGAGCTGCCGGCGATGCTGCGCCTGGCGCGCAAGGCGGGCTATTCCGCGGTCGGCGTGATCTCGAACGGGATCCGCATGGCCGACGAGGCTTATACGCGCGAGCTCGTCGACTGCGGCATGAGCTTCGCCTGCCTCTCCATCCACGCGGGCGAGCCGGCGCTTCACGACGAGCTCCTCGCCGTGCCGGGGGCCTTCGAGAAGGCGGTGCGCGCGCTGGGCCATCTCGAGAGGCTCGGGATCCCCGTGGTGCTCAACTTCGTGATCACGCGGCGCAACGTCCGCGCGATGCCCGCCTTCATCGAGCGTTTCGCCGCGCGGGCCGGCGTCGTCGAGTTCCAGCTCTACTTCCCGCACTACGAAGGCCTGATGACCGTCCACGCCGACGCGCTCAAGCTCCCGGCCCAGGAGGTCGTTCCCTCCTTGGAAAAGGCGTTCGCCCGCGCTCGCGCGCTCGGCGCCGGCGACAAGGTCTTCGTCTACAACATGCCCCCGTGCTCGCTTCCCGCCGTCCCGATGGCGCGGCTGCGCAACTGGGAGCGGGAAAGCACGAGCCTGCTCATCGACCCGAAAGGCGTCGACGACGGGCGCTTTCAGAACGAGCGCCGCGACCGCTACAAGAACGCGGATTGCAGGGAGTGCTCGCTCGACGAGCGCTGCCTGGGCTACGAGACCGGCTATGTCGAGCGCTACGGCGACGCCGATCTGCGGCCGGTGCCCAAGCCATGA
- a CDS encoding tetratricopeptide repeat protein, translated as MKDWTRAEKSIRESDFEAAAAALLGPARPLRLEAFFKNTPSHDLMYSTPPRGAEVPARELRAWKREAARRRSPELWTLAGAAEMAMGRDRAAEAALTRALGLDPGLAAASLARAAVRLSLSRAERDNRRLPGCLDDLDRALALSPDDPRALRLRAELSNDCEDLDGARRDLERCLELEPENGWARAELADLFCDSGEFEKARPLMASLAPEGGREGWYWALRGRALALSGKAGQGLRDLEKAVELSPRLASAVGWRGEAYRRIGRYREALRDLDRSIALDPGFVYAYEWRGRLHLMLGSPDRALADAEVIVRRDARHRYGPVLRGEARFKLGRFAAAAADFDRVYPLDPSRTWNPVVKEGRLTSPAEREGAFREDVARALRSSPRSAHAWLLSGRFHGAAGRRAQALSDLTRAAALAALPAPRASAFAWRGRIFLDDGDAGSALRDLDAALRLAPGDSRARCWKAEALTARGDESRALEEYGRALSRPATAPAFGFLSRAALHARAGRWEPARADYAAAFALDVKSKAARLGLADCRRRLGTAR; from the coding sequence ATGAAGGACTGGACCCGGGCCGAGAAGAGCATCCGCGAGTCCGACTTCGAGGCGGCGGCCGCGGCCCTGCTCGGTCCCGCGCGGCCGCTGAGGCTCGAGGCCTTCTTCAAGAACACCCCCTCGCACGACCTCATGTACTCCACGCCGCCCCGCGGCGCCGAGGTTCCCGCCCGGGAGCTGCGGGCCTGGAAGCGCGAGGCGGCGCGGCGGCGTTCGCCGGAGCTGTGGACCTTGGCGGGGGCGGCCGAGATGGCGATGGGCCGGGACCGCGCCGCGGAGGCCGCGCTCACGCGCGCGCTGGGTCTCGACCCGGGCCTGGCCGCGGCCAGCCTCGCCCGCGCCGCCGTGCGCCTCTCCCTGTCCCGCGCCGAACGCGACAATCGCCGCCTGCCCGGCTGCCTCGACGACCTCGACCGCGCGCTCGCGCTGAGCCCGGACGACCCCCGGGCCCTGCGCCTGCGCGCCGAGCTCAGCAACGACTGCGAGGACCTCGACGGCGCCCGCCGCGACCTGGAGCGCTGCCTGGAGCTCGAGCCGGAGAACGGATGGGCGCGCGCGGAGCTGGCCGACCTGTTCTGCGACAGCGGCGAGTTCGAGAAGGCGCGCCCGCTCATGGCGTCGCTGGCGCCCGAGGGCGGCCGCGAGGGCTGGTACTGGGCCCTGCGCGGCCGCGCTTTGGCGCTCTCCGGCAAGGCCGGGCAGGGACTTCGCGATCTCGAGAAGGCGGTCGAGCTCTCCCCTCGCCTCGCGTCCGCCGTGGGTTGGCGGGGAGAAGCCTACCGCCGGATCGGCCGCTACCGGGAGGCCCTGCGCGACCTGGACCGCTCCATCGCCCTGGACCCGGGCTTCGTCTACGCCTACGAGTGGCGCGGCCGCCTCCACCTGATGCTCGGGAGCCCGGACCGGGCGCTCGCCGACGCCGAGGTCATCGTCCGCCGCGACGCGCGCCATCGCTACGGCCCGGTCCTGCGCGGCGAGGCGCGCTTCAAGCTCGGACGCTTCGCCGCGGCCGCCGCCGATTTCGACCGCGTCTACCCGCTCGATCCTTCGCGCACCTGGAATCCGGTCGTGAAGGAAGGGCGGCTGACCTCTCCCGCCGAGCGGGAAGGCGCTTTCCGCGAAGACGTCGCGCGCGCCCTGCGCTCATCCCCCCGCTCGGCGCACGCCTGGCTCCTGTCGGGCCGTTTTCACGGCGCCGCCGGGCGCCGCGCGCAGGCGCTCTCCGATCTGACCCGGGCGGCGGCCCTGGCGGCCCTCCCCGCGCCCCGCGCCTCGGCCTTCGCCTGGCGCGGCCGGATCTTCCTCGACGACGGCGACGCGGGCTCGGCGCTGCGCGACCTCGACGCCGCCCTGCGCCTGGCGCCCGGCGACTCCCGCGCGCGCTGCTGGAAGGCCGAGGCCCTGACCGCCCGCGGCGATGAAAGCCGGGCGCTCGAGGAGTACGGGCGGGCGCTGTCCCGCCCGGCGACGGCTCCCGCCTTCGGCTTCCTGTCCCGCGCCGCCCTCCACGCGCGCGCCGGGCGATGGGAGCCGGCGCGCGCCGACTACGCCGCCGCCTTCGCGCTCGACGTGAAATCCAAGGCCGCGCGCCTCGGCCTCGCCGACTGCCGCCGCCGCCTGGGGACGGCCCGATGA
- a CDS encoding tetratricopeptide repeat protein, whose amino-acid sequence MADVLSAADRLASRGDFHSALAVLAPSLRRRLPRLDSFYDFVADQDLLTDNPRHPALTAAEEARARRGLARLKARPLRDALTSYALLCARRYPEAASRAAAARVPILEACALWLQGDARRSRRWLARALDCAELAVALSPSRASWLLRAQIRFEFEDNEKGLADLARILRRDPGDLAVRVGRSEILADLYRYRPAARELRRAARGGPAPWWFYAQRGRLRGMCGLLKPSLRDFDEALRRRPKRGAVRAWRAEVLRKLGRLEDARRDLDLATAHAPRYAFAWECRGRLRLMLGEPAAALRDLERACRLDPTHTLAFAWRGEARLRLGRLAGAWADFERIYPLEPSNVWNADDAAEGRLPARAARLASYWRTLDAAAARGDAAAYLLRGRARATTGREREAIADLTRARPRLPPALRGAALAWRGRARMNLGETAVAARDLSAAVALDPGTRRWKAWLGTALLSLGKKKRALRELDRALTFPEPGFTEAFLARGRDRASEGRLLPARDDFRAACLFDPRSEAARRALASLTPGRER is encoded by the coding sequence TTGGCTGATGTCCTGTCCGCCGCCGACCGCCTCGCCTCGCGCGGGGACTTCCACTCGGCGCTCGCCGTCCTTGCGCCGTCCTTGCGCCGGCGCCTGCCCAGGCTCGACTCGTTCTACGACTTCGTAGCCGACCAGGACCTGCTCACCGATAACCCGCGCCACCCCGCGCTGACCGCGGCGGAAGAGGCGCGGGCCCGCCGGGGCCTGGCGCGCCTGAAAGCGCGCCCCCTCAGGGACGCGCTGACCTCCTACGCCCTGCTCTGCGCTCGCCGCTACCCGGAGGCCGCTTCGCGCGCCGCCGCCGCGCGCGTGCCGATCCTGGAGGCCTGCGCGCTGTGGCTTCAGGGCGACGCCCGGCGCAGCCGGCGCTGGCTCGCCCGCGCGCTCGACTGCGCCGAGCTCGCGGTCGCGCTGTCGCCCTCGCGGGCCTCGTGGCTGCTGCGCGCTCAGATCCGCTTCGAGTTCGAGGACAACGAAAAGGGCCTCGCCGACCTGGCCCGCATCCTGCGCCGGGATCCCGGCGATCTCGCCGTCCGCGTCGGCCGCTCCGAGATCCTCGCCGACCTGTACCGCTACCGGCCCGCCGCCCGCGAGCTCCGGCGCGCGGCGCGCGGAGGCCCCGCGCCGTGGTGGTTCTACGCCCAGCGCGGACGCCTGCGCGGGATGTGCGGCCTCCTCAAGCCCTCGCTGAGGGACTTCGACGAGGCCCTGCGCCGGCGCCCGAAGCGCGGCGCGGTCCGCGCCTGGCGGGCGGAGGTCCTGCGCAAGCTCGGGCGCCTCGAGGACGCCCGCCGCGACCTCGACCTCGCGACGGCGCACGCGCCGCGCTACGCCTTCGCCTGGGAGTGCCGCGGCCGCCTGCGGCTGATGCTCGGCGAGCCCGCCGCGGCGCTGCGCGATCTGGAGCGGGCCTGCCGCCTCGACCCGACGCACACGCTCGCCTTCGCCTGGCGCGGCGAGGCCCGCCTGCGCCTGGGGCGGCTCGCCGGCGCGTGGGCCGACTTCGAGAGGATCTATCCGCTCGAGCCGAGCAACGTCTGGAACGCCGACGACGCCGCCGAAGGCCGCCTGCCCGCGCGCGCGGCGCGCCTCGCCTCGTACTGGCGCACGCTCGACGCGGCGGCCGCGCGCGGCGACGCCGCGGCGTATCTCCTGCGCGGCCGCGCCCGCGCCACGACGGGGCGGGAGCGCGAGGCGATCGCCGACCTGACGCGCGCCCGGCCGCGCCTTCCTCCCGCCCTGCGCGGCGCGGCCCTGGCCTGGCGCGGACGCGCCCGGATGAACCTCGGCGAAACGGCCGTGGCGGCCCGGGACCTGAGCGCGGCCGTCGCGCTCGATCCCGGGACGCGCCGCTGGAAGGCGTGGCTCGGCACCGCGCTGCTGAGCCTCGGGAAGAAGAAGCGCGCGCTGCGCGAGCTGGACCGGGCGCTGACTTTCCCGGAGCCGGGCTTCACCGAGGCGTTCCTCGCCCGCGGCCGCGACCGGGCGAGCGAAGGCCGCCTGCTTCCCGCCCGCGACGATTTCCGCGCCGCCTGCCTGTTCGATCCCAGATCGGAGGCGGCCCGCCGAGCGCTGGCCTCCCTGACGCCGGGGCGCGAGCGATGA